From the genome of Chloroflexota bacterium:
TGCCCAATGCCGATGGCATCAGGAGCTACCTCAGCGTCGTGCCCAAGGGCGTGCCCGTCCAGTGGTTCACCCAGGTCTACGGCGCGCCGCACTACCCCATGAATCGCCTCGCGATCCAGATGGGCGGCCACGCCCGCATCGGCATCGGCGAGCTGGCTCGCGAACCGAAAAGTCCGCGCTCCAATGCGCGGATCGTGGAGAGCATCGTGAAGCAGGCGCGCAGAGACGGCCGGGAGATCGCCTCCACCGCGGAAGCCCGCAAGCTTCTGGGGATGAAAACGCCCTCTTAGCGCCTCGCTGTGCTCGTCTTCGAGCTACGAGAGGGACCAAGGGAAAGGTCTCTTTCCCCTTCCCCTGGTGTGCTCGTCTTCGAGCTATGAGGTGTCCGGACATCTCTCCGAACCCCAGACCCCTAGCACACTTAGGCGTCTGTTAACCCTCGCCTCAACTGCATACAAAAGCGGTCATATTAGGTAAAATATCTCATGGCATGGCACTAGAGAAGATCGGCGCTCATACCTACCGGCTCCACATTAACGATACGGCCGTTTTCCATCCAGGCGGCACAAATATCTATTTTGTAGGCGACCCCAAAGATGAGATGGCCCTCATTGATACGGGGGAGCAAGACCGGGAGTGGCTCCGTCTTATCCTGGAAGCCTACCGCGATCTCGGCGTTCCGCGGATCACCGCCATCCTCATCTCCCACGGCCACGCCGACCACATCGGCGGCCTCGACCGCATCCGGGACGTCATCAACGCGCCCGTTCGTTGCCACCCCAAGCTTGTGGAAAAGCTGACCCCATTCCTTGGGAAAGAAGCCGTCGGCGCGCTAACGAACCACGAGCGCATGGCCACCGGCGGCGGCGTTGTCCTGGAGGCCCGGTTCACCCCCGGCCACGCCGACGACCACGTCTGCTTCTTCCTCCACGCGGAAAGGATCGCCTTCACCGGCGATACCATCCTCGGCTCCAGCACCAGCGTCGTCAGCGATCTGCAGAGCTACATGAAGTCGCTCCATCTTGTGCAAAAGTTCAACCCCAGTGTCATCTGTCCCGCCCACGGTAAGATCGTCACCGAAGCTCCTCAGTGGGTGGAAGGTTACATAAAGCATCGCAACATGCGCGAGCACCAGATCGTCAGCGCCATAAAGCGCGGCCTTGGCGATGTGGATGACATCGTGAAGGCCATCTATCCAAAGAACCTCAAGAAGGAACTGCGCAGAGCAGCTGCGGGAAATGTGCGTCAACACCTGAGCAAACTGATGAAAGAGGGCCGTGTAAAGGAACTCCCTTCGCGATATGCGCTGAAAACCTGAAACAGCTCGAGTTCGGCTGGGCTGAGGCCGTCGTTTCCTGGTATACTTAGGCGACATCCTCTGCGTCTCAGCTCTCTCTTAACCCTGAGGAGGATCTGTGCTTAGAAACGATTTTGTCGTCCGCTTCGCGGGCGAAGGCGGACAAGGCGTCGTCACTGCGGCGGAGGCGTTGGCTCAAGCGGCCGCCCAAGTTGGGTACAACGTCCAGACCTTCGCCACCTTCCCGTCCCAGATCGAAGGCGGCCCCACCTGGGCGCAGGCCCGCATCTCCACCACGCCCGTCCTGAACGCCGGCGACGACCTGGATATCCTCGTGGCCTTCAACCAGGAGGCCTACGAGAACCACAAGGACGAGATCTCCAAGTCCGGCGTCATCATCTATAACTCTGGCGCCTTCCAGATGGAAGAGGGTCCCGACGTCTTCGGCCTGGCCATTGATGAGCTAGCCAAGAGCACCGGCAACCCCAGAGCCGCCAACTTCGTCGTCATCGGCGCGGTTGCCTCCCTCGTCGGCATGCCGGACCAGTACCTCGTTGACTTCAACAAGAAGAAGTACACCCGTGGCCGTCCTGACGATGAAGTGATCGTCGGGGCCAACAACAGGGCCATCGCCCTGGGCCGTGAAGGCGTGGAGCGTAAGCACATCAAGATCGGCGACCTTGCTACCCCTCAGAAGCTCGCGCAACAGCAGATCCTCATCAAGGGCAATGACGCCATCTCCATCGGGAGCCTGGCTGCGGGGCTGGACACCTACATCGGCTATCCCATCTCCCCCGCCACCCCCATCCTCGTCTTCATGGAGCGCTCCCTCGTCGGCCCAGGCAAGTTCGCTTACCAGGCCAGCTCGGAGATCGAGGCCATCGTCGCCATCATCGGCGCGGGCTACTCAGGCAAGAAGGCCATGACCGCCACCTCCGGCCCCGGCTTCTCCCTGATGAGCGAAGCCCTGGGCCTGGCCTGGATGGCCGAGATCCCCTGCGTCGTTGTTGACGTCCAGCGCGGCGGCCCCGCCACCGGACTCCCCACCAAGACCGAGCAATCGGACTTCCAAGCGGCGCTGCACCCCGCCCATGGCGATGTCGCGCTTCCCGTGATAGCCCCAGGCACCGTGGAAGAGTGCTTTTACGCTGCCGTTCACGCCCTCAACTGGGCCGAGCGCTACCAGGGCCCCGTCATGCTCCTGAGCGAGATGGCCATCGCCGAGCGCACGCAGAACATCCCGGAGCCTGATGTCACAAAGCTGAAGGTGGAGTCGCGGAAGGTCTACACCGGCGGCGCCAACGGCTACCTCCGGTACGATGGCCCCGCCCTTTCGCCCATGCCCCTGCCTGGCGGCCCCGGCGCCTATGTGGCCAACGCCAGCGAGCACGATGGCTACGGCGATACCACGCACCTGCCCATGCGCCACGTCACCATGAGCCGGCGCCGCTTCAGCAAGCTCAAGCTCCTGGAAGACGGCCACTACGAACGCGAGCATGCGAACGAGCCCATCGCCATCATGCCCTGGGGCGGCTCCAAGGGTCCCGCCCAGGAGGCCTACCAGCGCCTCGCGGCGGCAGGCAAGCACATCGCCTGGTACTACACCATGTTCCTCCATCCCCTACCGCCTAAGCTCCTGGAGGAGCTCCGCTCCAAGGAGCTGGTCATCGTCCCGGAGCTGAACTTCCAGGGTCAGTTCTCCAGCTACCTCCGCTCCCTTGGGGTCAAGGCGGAGTCCATCATCCAGTACACCGGTCTCCCCTTCAAACCCAGAGACCTCGTCGCCAGCGTGAACGAAAAAATCAAGCATCTCTCCAAGGTCCGCGTCTAGCATCCAGGAGCCAGTCATATGAGCAAGAAGAACCCGGAGTACGATTTCAAATGGTGCCCCGGCTGCGGCGATTTCGGCGTCCGCCGGGCCATCGAGATGGCCTTGGTCGAGCGCGTTGCGAAGACCAAAGAGCCTATCGAAAAGACCGTCGTTGTCGCGGGCATCGGCTGCTCCGGCAACATGGTTCACCTGCTGGAGGGCCCTCAGCCCTTCGGCATCCACGGTATCCACGGGCGCACCCTTCCCATGGCCCTCGGCATCAAGATGAGCCGCTCCGAGCTCAACGTCCTCGTCGTCGCCGGCGATGGCGATTTCCTGAGCATCGGCGCCGAGCACATCGCCCCCCAGGCCCAGCGCAACCTAAACATCACCGTCGTCATCATGGACAACGGCGTCTACGGACTCACCAAGGGCCAGAGCTCTCCAACCACCAAGATGGGCGTCGTCACCTCCTCCACGCCCTTCGGCAAGCTGGAGAGCCCCCTCAATCCTCTTGATCTCTACCTGAGCTATGGCGTCTCCTTCATCGCCTCCGGCTTCTCCGCCCAGATCAAGCCCCTCTCCCAGCTTATCCTGCAGGGCATGGAGTACCCAGGCTTCTCCATCATCCAGGTCCAATCGCCCTGCACCACATACAACGATACCTTCGAACTCCTCAAGGGCAACGAAAAGAAGAACTTGGCGCCCGTCGTTCGCGCCGTTCCTGACACCCACGACCCGGGCGATCGCCGCGCCGCCTACAACCTCATCCATGAGCCTGGGATACCCATCGGACTCATCTACAAGAACCCGGAGAC
Proteins encoded in this window:
- a CDS encoding MBL fold metallo-hydrolase, with amino-acid sequence MALEKIGAHTYRLHINDTAVFHPGGTNIYFVGDPKDEMALIDTGEQDREWLRLILEAYRDLGVPRITAILISHGHADHIGGLDRIRDVINAPVRCHPKLVEKLTPFLGKEAVGALTNHERMATGGGVVLEARFTPGHADDHVCFFLHAERIAFTGDTILGSSTSVVSDLQSYMKSLHLVQKFNPSVICPAHGKIVTEAPQWVEGYIKHRNMREHQIVSAIKRGLGDVDDIVKAIYPKNLKKELRRAAAGNVRQHLSKLMKEGRVKELPSRYALKT
- a CDS encoding 2-oxoacid:acceptor oxidoreductase subunit alpha, yielding MLRNDFVVRFAGEGGQGVVTAAEALAQAAAQVGYNVQTFATFPSQIEGGPTWAQARISTTPVLNAGDDLDILVAFNQEAYENHKDEISKSGVIIYNSGAFQMEEGPDVFGLAIDELAKSTGNPRAANFVVIGAVASLVGMPDQYLVDFNKKKYTRGRPDDEVIVGANNRAIALGREGVERKHIKIGDLATPQKLAQQQILIKGNDAISIGSLAAGLDTYIGYPISPATPILVFMERSLVGPGKFAYQASSEIEAIVAIIGAGYSGKKAMTATSGPGFSLMSEALGLAWMAEIPCVVVDVQRGGPATGLPTKTEQSDFQAALHPAHGDVALPVIAPGTVEECFYAAVHALNWAERYQGPVMLLSEMAIAERTQNIPEPDVTKLKVESRKVYTGGANGYLRYDGPALSPMPLPGGPGAYVANASEHDGYGDTTHLPMRHVTMSRRRFSKLKLLEDGHYEREHANEPIAIMPWGGSKGPAQEAYQRLAAAGKHIAWYYTMFLHPLPPKLLEELRSKELVIVPELNFQGQFSSYLRSLGVKAESIIQYTGLPFKPRDLVASVNEKIKHLSKVRV
- a CDS encoding 2-oxoacid:ferredoxin oxidoreductase subunit beta, whose translation is MSKKNPEYDFKWCPGCGDFGVRRAIEMALVERVAKTKEPIEKTVVVAGIGCSGNMVHLLEGPQPFGIHGIHGRTLPMALGIKMSRSELNVLVVAGDGDFLSIGAEHIAPQAQRNLNITVVIMDNGVYGLTKGQSSPTTKMGVVTSSTPFGKLESPLNPLDLYLSYGVSFIASGFSAQIKPLSQLILQGMEYPGFSIIQVQSPCTTYNDTFELLKGNEKKNLAPVVRAVPDTHDPGDRRAAYNLIHEPGIPIGLIYKNPETVPLEQRVAKASEKARAQAPAQLLASLRT